A single genomic interval of Halalkalibaculum roseum harbors:
- a CDS encoding lysophospholipid acyltransferase family protein, with protein sequence MDFIPAQESSLFIKVFRIYVRLLFKRRFKNVWIKQEYVPGDQSRTIYYLNHHSWWDGIIPLLLNEYLLKQKARALMEDKQMRQYSFFKRIGAFSIDRNDPRKTVTSLRYAVQSMKRDKSSLFIYPEGKITPTGSSMDFEGGLAWLHSKLPEVDIVPVGIYMHTIRNDKPELHVQIGKPVRLHKEFKNKEMTRVYEDELNQILGQLRSTAGFTDEPFRKFL encoded by the coding sequence TTGGATTTTATACCTGCTCAGGAATCATCGCTATTTATCAAGGTCTTTCGAATATATGTGCGATTGCTCTTTAAACGGAGATTCAAGAATGTCTGGATCAAACAGGAGTATGTTCCGGGAGATCAAAGTCGTACTATTTATTACCTGAATCATCACTCTTGGTGGGATGGTATTATACCTCTGCTGCTCAACGAGTATCTGCTTAAGCAAAAGGCACGTGCTCTGATGGAAGACAAACAGATGCGTCAGTATTCCTTTTTCAAAAGAATAGGTGCGTTTTCTATCGATAGGAACGACCCCCGTAAAACAGTGACCTCCCTTCGCTATGCCGTTCAGTCTATGAAAAGAGACAAATCAAGTCTATTTATCTACCCTGAGGGAAAGATCACCCCTACCGGAAGTTCGATGGATTTCGAGGGTGGCTTGGCCTGGCTGCATTCAAAATTACCGGAAGTCGATATAGTTCCTGTCGGCATTTACATGCATACTATCCGAAATGATAAACCGGAGCTGCATGTACAGATCGGAAAACCGGTAAGGCTTCACAAAGAATTTAAAAACAAAGAAATGACAAGAGTTTACGAGGATGAGTTAAATCAAATTTTAGGTCAACTAAGGTCTACGGCAGGATTTACTGATGAGCCTTTCCGAAAATTCCTTTGA
- a CDS encoding O-methyltransferase, whose protein sequence is MNFIKSEIEEYATEATTPESELVQELVEVSNENLEYVDMISGRVVGRLLAILIKISGAKRVLEIGTFSGYSALSMAEALPADGELITCEYNERYEKLARSFFQKSEHSHKITLRMGKALDTIEQLNGSFDFIFLDADKVNYPAYFKKLLPMLEVNGLMAIDNVLWSGSVLHPDDEKAKAIDELNGMIRNEEQVEQVMLTIRDGLTLVRKNSFFQLY, encoded by the coding sequence ATGAATTTCATAAAATCCGAAATTGAAGAGTATGCCACCGAGGCCACAACTCCTGAATCAGAACTGGTACAGGAATTGGTTGAGGTTTCTAATGAGAACCTGGAATATGTTGACATGATCAGCGGCAGGGTAGTGGGAAGATTGCTTGCGATACTGATTAAAATCAGCGGGGCAAAAAGAGTGCTGGAAATCGGTACTTTTTCCGGGTATTCGGCACTGAGCATGGCTGAAGCCCTGCCCGCAGACGGAGAGTTGATTACCTGTGAATACAATGAGCGTTACGAGAAGCTGGCCAGATCTTTTTTCCAAAAAAGCGAACACAGTCATAAAATTACTCTCAGGATGGGAAAAGCGCTGGATACCATCGAGCAGCTGAATGGCAGCTTCGATTTTATCTTCCTGGATGCCGATAAAGTGAACTACCCTGCGTATTTTAAGAAACTGTTGCCTATGCTCGAAGTGAACGGTTTAATGGCCATAGACAATGTTCTGTGGAGCGGCTCGGTTTTACACCCTGATGACGAAAAAGCCAAGGCCATAGACGAACTGAATGGGATGATTCGCAATGAGGAACAGGTTGAGCAAGTCATGCTAACCATCCGCGACGGCCTTACCCTGGTAAGAAAAAATAGTTTCTTTCAATTATATTAG